The Malus domestica chromosome 06, GDT2T_hap1 genome has a segment encoding these proteins:
- the LOC103428199 gene encoding gibberellin 20 oxidase 1-B-like encodes MALQSEEQYVESLSMGQKLIVKNFIWSKEEWPAIKHDDFADTDDIPVISLQGILDGRKNPDYEKVCRVMVSACEKWGFFKLVDHGVALEIIENFIGSLNGLFDLSMEQKVKGVRSATLPLGYCATNPDYEKNLPWAEILQLLQSPQQVVAFANKVFGDQHQQFSNAMIRYLNALDNLGMTILEMLAHGLGLPDNFFTENFEEKEATMIRVNRYPPCPLPEKCLGLGSHSDPHTLTILLQDDVGGLQVLTSDNKWIGIRPVQNSFIINIGDTLEAWTNGKLRSVVHRAVLNKEKNRLSAAYFMSPRNSALIDCPLVLMDAKTNPRKYVPFTWGNFRKQLLVQKRVVGKTALERYLISK; translated from the exons ATGGCTTTGCAGAGTGAAGAACAATATGTCGAGTCACTTTCCATGGGACAAAAACTAATTGTGAAGAATTTCATTTGGTCGAAAGAAGAATGGCCAGCCATAAAACACGACGACTTTGCAGACACAGATGACATCCCTGTCATAAGTCTCCAAGGTATTTTGGATGGGAGGAAAAACCCAGACTACGAGAAGGTGTGCCGAGTGATGGTGAGTGCTTGTGAGAAGTGGGGGTTCTTCAAGTTAGTGGATCATGGGGTTGCTTTGGAGATCATAGAGAATTTCATAGGGAGTTTAAATGGGCTGTTTGATCTTTCAATGGAGCAGAAAGTGAAGGGTGTCAGATCAGCTACTTTACCACTGGGTTACTGTGCCACAAACCCTGATTATGAAAAAAATTTACCTTGGGCAGAGATCTTACAGTTACTCCAGTCCCCTCAACAGGTAGTTGCATTTGCAAATAAAGTTTTTGGTGATCAACACCAGCAATTTAG CAATGCAATGATTCGTTACTTGAATGCACTGGACAATTTGGGAATGACAATTTTGGAGATGTTAGCTCATGGACTGGGCCTTCCAGACAACTTTTTCACAGAGAACTTTGAGGAAAAAGAGGCTACCATGATCAGGGTCAACAGATATCCTCCTTGTCCCCTCCCTGAAAAATGTCTTGGGCTTGGGAGCCATTCAGACCCACATACCTTAACCATATTGTTACAAGATGATGTTGGTGGCCTGCAAGTTCTTACGAGTGACAACAAATGGATTGGTATCCGTCCTGTTCAAAATTCTTTCATCATCAACATCGGTGACACCCTTGaa GCTTGGACTAATGGGAAGCTGAGGAGTGTAGTGCATAGAGCAGTGCTTAACAAGGAGAAGAATAGGCTATCAGCAGCATATTTCATGAGCCCCCGTAATTCTGCCCTCATTGACTGCCCTCTTGTGCTCATGGATGCAAAAACCAACCCTAGAAAATATGTGCCCTTTACTTGGGGTAATTTCCGAAAGCAACTTTTGGTTCAAAAGAGGGTTGTTGGTAAAACTGCACTAGAAAGATACCTAATATCCAAATGA
- the LOC103437048 gene encoding uncharacterized protein — MILYRNNDALMYKFFAITLQGEVQDWFQTLPSQSIRSFNKLSFVFTKEYSSNRSIKRASDHLFSIVKDPWETIRDYVKRFKAEKAKIVGCNEDITTAAFRNGLPTEHPLFGKLIMGEELTLAASYALAEKHALWDEAKQSNKNESEKKHMERSPTRKDSAPKTFTKFTVPIGQILHKLKYEPWFELLPPMKGDLTRLDHTKYCAFHQGPGHITNDCLKWK, encoded by the coding sequence ATGATCCTCTACAGGAACAACGATGCGCTTATGTACAAATTTTTTGCCAtaactctacaaggcgaggtgcAAGACTGGTTTCAAACTCTGCCATCGCAGTCGATCCGGAGTTTCAACaaactttcctttgttttcactAAGGAGTATTCGTCTAACCGCTCAATCAAAAGGGCATCCGACCATCTCTTCAGCATCGTAAAAGACCCTTGGGAGACAATTCGTGACTATGTCAAGAGATTCAAAGCGGAGAAGGCCAAGATTGTTGGTTGTAACGAAGACATAACAACAGCAGCATTCAGAAATGGACTTCCCACCGAACATCCtttattcggaaaattgatcatgggaGAAGAACTAACCTTAGCagcttcgtatgctttggcagaAAAGCATGCACTATGGGACGAGGCCAAGCAATCTAACAAAAATGAGTCGGAAAAGAAGCACATGGAACGTTCCCCAACTAGAAAAGACTCAGCGCCTAAAACATTCACCAAATTCACAGTTCCAATCGGCCAAATTCTCCACAAGCTCAAGTACGAACCTTGGTTCGAGCTGCTGCCACCCATGAAAGGTGATCTTACCAGGCTGGATCATACAAAGTATTGCGCATTCCATCAAGGACCAGGCCACATTACCAACGATTGCCTAAAGTGGAAGTAA